One region of Methanobrevibacter thaueri genomic DNA includes:
- a CDS encoding methanogenesis marker 7 protein has translation MYETLIFTGGVHKSEEIRELIEDLGGFILQDSIQQMELVLNMAIPIEDVDKIEEKSKELLAKLSVAPMAGSEIAIVSPTLARHHLPHAACDISEYLREFGAKDNMIGLARGDGKGTSGITEEEKALIEEHDIAVFALGSFENCIKEKAFLYDDIDIPVIVTGAPEIDVNELPGADAYVGGLGRIPRRLRRGPDIRALDKLVETIEQILNDKKREMALDAPLVPAIVVKNAIENQVREIEDVISPTPVTSQLDGVRVKLDYDTYKDVISNVVIDGRKLSEIAEIKKSKMYDYILVKINSESSLVEDSN, from the coding sequence ATGTATGAAACATTAATATTTACTGGCGGAGTTCACAAAAGTGAAGAGATAAGAGAATTAATTGAAGATTTGGGAGGATTCATTCTTCAAGACAGCATTCAACAGATGGAATTGGTACTGAACATGGCAATACCAATAGAAGACGTTGATAAGATTGAAGAAAAATCAAAAGAATTGTTGGCAAAGCTATCAGTCGCTCCTATGGCAGGTTCTGAAATCGCTATCGTTTCACCAACCCTTGCAAGACACCACTTGCCTCACGCAGCATGTGACATTTCCGAATACTTGCGTGAATTCGGTGCAAAGGATAATATGATTGGTCTTGCCCGTGGTGACGGTAAGGGAACTTCAGGAATCACTGAAGAAGAAAAGGCATTGATTGAAGAGCATGACATTGCCGTTTTTGCATTGGGTAGTTTTGAAAACTGTATAAAAGAAAAGGCATTTCTCTATGATGACATTGACATACCAGTAATTGTGACAGGAGCTCCAGAAATAGATGTTAATGAACTTCCAGGTGCAGACGCATATGTCGGAGGTCTCGGAAGAATCCCAAGAAGACTCAGAAGGGGTCCGGACATACGTGCGCTCGATAAATTGGTCGAAACCATTGAACAGATATTGAATGATAAGAAACGTGAAATGGCTCTTGATGCGCCGTTGGTTCCGGCTATCGTTGTTAAAAATGCAATTGAAAATCAAGTGAGAGAAATCGAGGATGTAATCTCTCCAACCCCAGTAACCTCACAATTGGATGGGGTTCGTGTCAAGTTGGATTATGACACATATAAGGATGTAATATCCAATGTGGTTATCGACGGTAGAAAATTATCAGAAATAGCCGAGATTAAAAAGTCAAAAATGTATGATTACATATTGGTAAAAATTAATAGTGAGAGTTCTCTTGTTGAGGATTCTAACTAA
- the comB gene encoding 2-phosphosulfolactate phosphatase, which yields MKITLSFEETISGDVSIMVDALRASTSITVALNNFKKVIPCFTPEEALELQERIGGVVAGERNGKQIEGFDIGNTPVGILNYESDEDTLILTTTNGTRILESMNSKVLVGSLVNAESVAKASCRLANDHIDVVMAGVKGKFAIEDYLAAGEILYQICESLDEYELSEYAKTAIMASRDYDALTEAFMNSRTSKRLIELGNIKDVEFSCQKNITENVAIFKNNELKLYI from the coding sequence ATGAAAATAACATTGAGTTTCGAGGAAACCATAAGCGGTGACGTTTCAATAATGGTTGATGCATTGAGGGCCAGCACATCCATAACTGTGGCTTTAAATAACTTCAAAAAAGTCATACCATGCTTCACCCCAGAGGAAGCCTTGGAATTGCAGGAAAGGATTGGAGGAGTTGTTGCCGGTGAACGTAACGGGAAACAAATCGAAGGATTTGACATCGGAAACACACCGGTCGGAATCCTGAATTATGAAAGTGACGAGGACACCCTTATACTGACCACCACTAACGGGACAAGAATACTTGAAAGCATGAATTCAAAAGTGCTTGTCGGATCACTTGTCAATGCCGAGTCAGTGGCCAAAGCATCCTGCAGGTTGGCAAATGATCACATTGACGTTGTGATGGCAGGGGTTAAGGGAAAATTCGCCATCGAGGATTATCTTGCCGCTGGCGAAATTCTATATCAGATTTGTGAAAGCCTTGATGAATATGAGTTGAGCGAATATGCAAAAACCGCCATCATGGCAAGCCGTGACTATGATGCCCTAACAGAAGCATTCATGAACTCCAGGACCTCTAAAAGACTCATTGAACTTGGAAATATCAAAGACGTTGAGTTCAGCTGTCAGAAAAATATCACTGAAAACGTCGCAATATTTAAAAATAATGAATTAAAATTATATATTTAG
- a CDS encoding TraB/GumN family protein produces the protein MKRECLTIIGTAHVSEESVNEVKDAIYEQHPEVVAIELDRGRYVRLKQQMMGIEQDDTISVSKIIKENKVGLFLTTTLLSYFQSKIGADLDVAPGSEMVGAIEASEDLGIPIALIDRDINITLQRALNKMGFIEKSKFLVSLIASVFGFGEDEEDIDVEELKNPENLDELMEMFKDEAPSVHEVLVHERDAYLAGRINGLPQDHVIAVVGAGHKPGIERYLDNPETLPDLRELEVINEKKGIPWAKILLAMIPILFVVIFFLAYFSGINITWNVYEFIVISMIMGFIGSILSGSKLISAIVGGLVAPLTIIHPLLAAGWFSGLTEAKFRKVRQSDIKNLSKIESFRDLWNNNIFRILLVVIGTNLGVSIATLVILPSKVFIPLFMKIFGG, from the coding sequence ATGAAAAGAGAATGTTTAACTATAATCGGTACTGCTCATGTATCCGAGGAAAGCGTAAATGAAGTAAAAGATGCAATTTATGAGCAACACCCGGAAGTAGTGGCTATCGAACTTGACCGAGGAAGATATGTCAGGTTGAAGCAACAGATGATGGGCATCGAACAGGATGACACAATATCCGTATCCAAAATAATCAAAGAAAATAAGGTCGGATTATTCCTAACCACCACATTGCTCAGCTATTTCCAATCAAAAATTGGAGCTGACCTTGATGTTGCACCAGGCTCAGAGATGGTCGGTGCCATTGAGGCAAGTGAGGATTTGGGCATTCCAATCGCATTGATTGACCGTGACATAAATATCACATTACAAAGGGCCTTGAATAAGATGGGCTTCATTGAAAAATCAAAATTTTTAGTCAGTCTAATCGCTTCCGTCTTTGGTTTTGGTGAAGACGAAGAAGACATTGACGTTGAAGAGTTGAAAAACCCTGAAAACCTTGATGAATTAATGGAAATGTTTAAGGATGAAGCTCCAAGCGTTCATGAGGTATTGGTTCATGAAAGGGACGCATATCTTGCGGGCAGAATAAACGGATTGCCCCAGGACCATGTCATTGCAGTAGTTGGTGCAGGACACAAGCCTGGAATCGAAAGATATCTGGACAATCCCGAAACATTGCCTGACCTTAGGGAACTGGAAGTAATCAACGAGAAAAAAGGAATTCCATGGGCCAAAATACTTTTGGCAATGATTCCGATACTCTTTGTTGTGATATTTTTTCTGGCTTACTTTAGCGGGATAAACATCACCTGGAACGTATATGAATTCATTGTAATCAGCATGATTATGGGTTTTATCGGATCAATATTGTCCGGTTCAAAATTAATATCCGCAATTGTCGGCGGATTGGTTGCGCCTTTGACAATCATCCACCCATTGCTTGCCGCAGGATGGTTTTCCGGATTGACTGAAGCCAAATTCAGGAAAGTCAGGCAAAGCGACATTAAAAATTTAAGTAAAATTGAAAGTTTCCGTGACCTGTGGAACAACAACATATTCAGAATCCTTCTGGTGGTTATCGGAACCAATTTGGGAGTCAGTATTGCCACACTGGTAATCCTTCCTTCAAAGGTATTCATACCATTGTTTATGAAAATCTTCGGCGGATAG
- a CDS encoding DUF1922 domain-containing protein, which produces MYLIFRCDCGRALYAKEGVATRKCVCGKTLKVKSRRIFQKVETREDASLAVQEMQDKIYKNTGFMKASDL; this is translated from the coding sequence ATGTATCTTATATTTCGCTGCGACTGTGGACGTGCATTATACGCAAAGGAAGGTGTGGCCACACGCAAATGCGTATGTGGAAAGACTTTAAAGGTCAAATCAAGGAGAATCTTTCAAAAAGTAGAGACAAGGGAAGATGCCTCACTTGCAGTCCAGGAAATGCAGGATAAGATATACAAGAACACTGGTTTTATGAAGGCCAGTGATCTATAA
- a CDS encoding hemolysin family protein, with product MIGTTLKIIIILVLIIFTGYLSMAELAVVSIRRAKMQKYLEDGNKNAQIVFDLLEDPNEFLSTVQIGISLIGVLTGALGGVTLAKPLAQYISFIPYAEPVSVAIVVIVTTYLTLVIGEIVPKVIALNDPERVSLKVAKSMVVLSKISKPVSFVLAKSSSFLLWLMRVENRNDDIVTEEEIKLMIEEGREDGTIEQEEEDIIKRVFKLDDQKVESIMTPRNEIIWIDLEDDRELNKVKIIESKRSIFPIASGELDDFIGVVQAKDILSAMFSGDEFDVHKIVKEPLVVSEHLETLELLKEFKENQGYVHMCLVVDEFGSVEGLITLNDLLEGIVGDIPGIDEEDEPKAIERDDGTWLIDGRYPIDRFKELFDFKDNLPDEEEDGYTTLAGFILSISGTIPDEEDKYECDRFIFEIVDIDGHQIDKVLVTDLGPQEPNEEGE from the coding sequence ATGATTGGGACGACATTGAAAATAATTATAATTTTAGTTTTAATTATATTTACAGGATATTTATCAATGGCAGAGCTTGCCGTTGTATCTATCAGAAGAGCAAAAATGCAGAAATATCTAGAAGATGGAAATAAAAATGCACAAATAGTCTTCGATTTATTGGAAGACCCTAACGAATTTTTATCAACAGTTCAAATTGGCATTTCCCTTATCGGTGTTTTAACAGGTGCATTGGGTGGGGTAACATTAGCTAAACCTTTAGCACAATACATCTCATTTATCCCATATGCCGAACCGGTAAGCGTAGCCATAGTTGTTATTGTCACCACTTACCTGACATTGGTTATCGGTGAGATTGTGCCAAAAGTAATCGCTTTGAATGACCCTGAAAGGGTTTCCCTGAAAGTTGCAAAAAGCATGGTCGTTCTCTCAAAAATCTCAAAGCCTGTGAGTTTCGTACTTGCAAAATCAAGCAGTTTCCTTTTATGGCTGATGAGAGTTGAAAACAGAAATGACGACATTGTTACCGAAGAGGAAATCAAGTTGATGATTGAGGAAGGAAGGGAAGACGGTACAATCGAACAGGAAGAGGAGGACATCATTAAACGTGTTTTCAAACTTGATGACCAAAAGGTCGAAAGTATCATGACCCCACGTAATGAAATCATATGGATTGACCTTGAGGATGACCGTGAGCTGAACAAGGTTAAAATCATTGAAAGTAAAAGGTCCATTTTCCCAATAGCAAGCGGAGAACTGGATGATTTCATAGGAGTTGTACAGGCTAAGGACATCCTATCCGCAATGTTCAGTGGGGACGAATTTGACGTTCACAAAATTGTCAAGGAACCGTTAGTGGTTTCCGAGCATTTAGAAACATTAGAATTATTAAAAGAATTCAAAGAAAACCAAGGATACGTTCACATGTGTCTTGTTGTGGATGAGTTCGGTAGTGTTGAAGGTCTAATCACCTTAAACGACTTACTTGAAGGTATCGTTGGAGACATTCCAGGTATTGATGAGGAGGACGAACCTAAAGCGATCGAAAGAGACGATGGAACATGGCTGATTGATGGAAGATATCCAATTGACAGATTTAAGGAGTTATTTGACTTTAAGGACAATTTGCCCGATGAGGAAGAGGATGGATACACCACACTTGCAGGATTTATTCTAAGCATAAGCGGTACCATACCTGATGAAGAGGACAAATACGAATGCGACAGATTTATCTTTGAGATTGTCGATATTGACGGCCATCAAATCGATAAAGTCCTTGTAACTGATTTGGGACCTCAGGAACCAAATGAAGAGGGAGAATAA
- a CDS encoding calcium/sodium antiporter, whose protein sequence is MDAGIIIQVVLLLVGFLFLIKGSDFFVDGASSIASHLKIPTIIVGLTIVAFGTSAPEAAVSITSSLTGSNAMAVSNVIGSNLFNMLMVIGIAALLSNLLMEKSVLKKDLPFLVAITLLFAIFIFIGWDITNIEGIILLIILAGYIIYLIRGSKKSKNANDVEAAKFTLPKSIILIIIGLAGIIIGGDLVVDSASAIAIALGMSETLVGLTIVAIGTSLPELVTSITALRKGENQLVIGNVIGSNIFNILFVLGASSAISRIPLDSSMLIDVLFMMGVTILCFIFGKTQDKYDKKEGVILIALFIAYMAFAILRN, encoded by the coding sequence ATGGACGCAGGAATTATTATACAAGTTGTATTATTGCTAGTCGGTTTTCTATTTTTGATTAAGGGATCAGACTTTTTCGTTGATGGTGCCAGCAGCATTGCTTCACATCTTAAGATACCTACAATCATTGTCGGTTTGACCATTGTGGCATTTGGAACCAGCGCTCCTGAAGCGGCGGTTTCCATTACATCATCCTTAACCGGCAGCAACGCAATGGCAGTGAGTAACGTAATTGGAAGTAACCTTTTCAACATGCTGATGGTTATCGGTATTGCAGCACTGCTAAGTAATTTATTGATGGAAAAAAGTGTTTTGAAAAAGGATTTACCATTCCTTGTTGCAATAACCCTTTTATTTGCAATATTCATATTCATCGGTTGGGACATAACCAATATTGAGGGAATCATTCTTCTGATAATCCTTGCGGGATACATCATTTATCTCATCCGAGGATCAAAAAAATCCAAAAACGCTAATGATGTTGAGGCAGCCAAGTTTACACTGCCAAAAAGTATCATATTGATTATCATTGGTCTTGCAGGAATCATTATCGGTGGAGATTTGGTAGTTGACAGCGCTTCAGCTATAGCAATCGCACTCGGAATGAGTGAAACATTGGTAGGTTTGACTATTGTGGCAATCGGTACATCTTTACCTGAACTTGTGACATCAATCACCGCTTTAAGGAAAGGAGAAAACCAGCTGGTTATAGGTAATGTTATCGGGTCAAACATCTTCAATATTCTATTCGTACTTGGTGCAAGTAGTGCGATAAGCAGAATCCCTCTTGACTCAAGCATGCTAATAGATGTTCTATTCATGATGGGCGTAACCATATTATGTTTCATATTCGGTAAGACCCAAGACAAATATGATAAAAAAGAAGGAGTCATATTAATAGCATTATTTATTGCGTATATGGCGTTTGCAATATTAAGAAATTAG
- a CDS encoding TIGR00269 family protein, producing the protein MVKLNKDEFNEHIFTRIYNLISDYQLIRENELIAVALSGGKDSVLTLHALRNYQEYLDFDLIAVSVDEGIEGYRQHGIDSAVNNARELGVELVQKSFKDEEGFALDDIYHEFKSACIPCGVFRRNILNKTAYELGAARIATGHNLDDEIQSFLMSFARGDTIKFSKFGPELDVIHPKLVPRIKPLWNTPEKEVGMWAVLNDIDIHLDECPYSHLSLRAKIKEFLNVSEDKYPGVKNNVMESFQKILTFENDISTSLNECEVCGEPTSSRVCKACELKDLIS; encoded by the coding sequence ATGGTGAAATTAAACAAAGACGAATTTAATGAGCACATCTTTACAAGAATCTACAATTTGATTTCAGATTATCAGCTTATTCGGGAAAATGAATTGATTGCTGTAGCCTTATCCGGCGGTAAGGATAGTGTCCTAACACTGCATGCCTTGAGGAATTATCAGGAATATCTGGATTTTGATTTGATTGCCGTCAGTGTTGATGAGGGAATTGAAGGTTATAGGCAACACGGAATAGACTCTGCTGTCAACAATGCAAGGGAATTGGGAGTTGAGCTAGTCCAAAAGTCATTTAAGGATGAAGAGGGCTTTGCACTTGATGACATTTATCATGAATTTAAAAGTGCATGCATTCCATGTGGTGTTTTTAGAAGAAATATTCTGAATAAAACAGCATATGAGCTTGGTGCTGCAAGAATAGCTACTGGACATAATCTGGATGATGAAATACAGTCATTTCTAATGAGCTTTGCACGAGGCGACACAATCAAATTCTCAAAATTCGGGCCTGAGCTTGATGTGATTCATCCGAAACTGGTTCCAAGAATCAAGCCATTATGGAACACACCAGAAAAAGAGGTGGGGATGTGGGCTGTATTAAACGACATTGATATTCATTTGGATGAATGCCCGTACTCTCATTTGTCTTTGAGAGCCAAAATAAAAGAGTTTTTAAATGTTAGCGAGGATAAGTATCCTGGCGTTAAAAATAATGTGATGGAATCATTCCAAAAGATATTGACTTTTGAAAATGATATATCCACAAGCCTAAACGAGTGTGAAGTCTGTGGTGAGCCGACTTCATCAAGGGTCTGTAAGGCCTGTGAGTTAAAAGATCTAATTTCTTAA
- a CDS encoding MTH1187 family thiamine-binding protein — translation MITCDFAILPVGTETTECKDYVTAAVQSIKDSGLSYQLTGMGTQIEANNLEELYSAIATAQEAIFKLGIGRVYTVIKVDDRRDLENRTLDAKVDTVEKMLK, via the coding sequence ATGATAACATGTGATTTTGCAATATTGCCCGTAGGAACTGAAACCACCGAATGCAAGGATTATGTAACCGCTGCAGTCCAGTCAATTAAGGACTCCGGATTAAGTTATCAGTTAACCGGAATGGGAACACAAATAGAAGCAAATAATCTAGAAGAACTATACTCTGCAATAGCTACAGCACAGGAAGCCATCTTTAAATTAGGTATTGGTAGAGTGTATACAGTTATAAAAGTAGACGATAGAAGAGACCTGGAAAATAGGACTTTGGATGCCAAAGTCGATACAGTGGAAAAAATGTTAAAATGA
- a CDS encoding DegT/DnrJ/EryC1/StrS family aminotransferase, whose translation MSDIKVPIAKPIIGEEEIENVVEVLKSGMIAQGPKVAEFEEKFAEWVGAEYGIAVNSGTAALHTALLACGIGEGDEVITTPFTFIASGNSIVYTGAEPVFADIDLKTYTLNPDAIEDLITENTKAILPVQLYGQSSNMDKINEIAEKYGLIVIEDAAQAHGATCNGKKVGSMGDMACFSFYPTKNMTTSEGGIITTDDEDLAEQARIFRAHGASVRYHHNAIGYNFRMTDISAAIGLAQLNKIDEFNDKRIANAAYLNEGLKDVDGIVTPYCAYDSKHVYHQYTIRVEKGDRDDWVDIINDCGVGTGIHYPIPLYNQPIYRALGFEGDCPNAELAADNVISLPVHPSLTKEDLDLVIEAVKTASKELE comes from the coding sequence TTGTCAGATATTAAAGTACCTATTGCAAAACCTATAATTGGAGAAGAAGAAATAGAAAACGTAGTTGAAGTTTTAAAATCAGGAATGATTGCTCAAGGCCCAAAAGTTGCAGAGTTCGAAGAGAAATTTGCCGAATGGGTTGGAGCTGAATATGGAATCGCTGTAAATTCCGGAACAGCCGCTTTACACACTGCATTGCTTGCATGTGGCATTGGTGAAGGGGATGAAGTTATTACCACACCGTTCACATTCATTGCAAGTGGAAACTCAATTGTATATACCGGAGCGGAACCAGTATTTGCAGACATTGATTTGAAAACTTACACTTTAAATCCAGATGCAATTGAAGATTTAATCACCGAAAATACCAAGGCAATACTGCCTGTACAGTTATATGGTCAATCCTCAAATATGGATAAGATCAATGAGATAGCTGAAAAGTACGGCTTGATTGTCATTGAAGATGCAGCTCAGGCACATGGGGCAACCTGCAATGGCAAAAAGGTTGGAAGCATGGGGGATATGGCTTGCTTTAGTTTTTATCCAACTAAAAACATGACAACCTCCGAAGGCGGAATAATCACAACCGATGATGAGGATTTGGCTGAACAGGCAAGAATATTTAGGGCACACGGAGCAAGTGTGAGATATCACCATAATGCAATAGGGTACAATTTTAGAATGACAGATATCTCCGCAGCAATAGGCCTTGCACAATTGAATAAAATCGATGAATTTAACGATAAGAGAATCGCCAATGCAGCATATTTAAACGAAGGTTTGAAAGATGTTGATGGAATCGTAACCCCTTATTGCGCATATGATTCCAAACATGTATATCACCAATACACAATCAGGGTTGAAAAAGGAGACCGTGATGACTGGGTCGATATAATTAATGATTGTGGTGTTGGAACAGGAATCCATTATCCAATTCCGTTATATAATCAACCGATTTACAGGGCTCTTGGTTTTGAAGGCGATTGTCCGAATGCAGAACTTGCAGCAGACAACGTAATTTCACTTCCAGTGCACCCATCACTTACAAAAGAAGATTTAGATTTAGTAATTGAAGCTGTAAAAACCGCTTCAAAAGAGTTAGAATGA
- a CDS encoding tRNA (guanine(10)-N(2))-dimethyltransferase, with protein sequence MDEYKIKHIEEGLTQIEFPEFDKISSDAPVFYNPHMEMNRDLSILAIQVFQKQEDREINICDLFGGSGIRGVRYKNEIDGVGEVSINDISETANQFERHNIELNNLDDVEVYQHDASMFLRMKRGEFDVIDIDPFGTPSPFMDSAGYGARRNSLLCVTATDTSALCGTYQEPCIRKYNSKPYKSEYCHETGIRILAGFVALTLSKYAKYIEVKMSHSTEHYMRLYLEIKKGSKRTDESLKNIGYISHCKNCLHRQVSNGLASPIEEICPVCGEKLVHAGPLWIGAIQDADFIEKMIDETNHKKINTEKDALKLMNACLLEAGAPATFYDVHTVCKSLKISAPKLDLIFDEIKNQGFIAIKTHFNPLGIKTDATIKDIEKILISLQ encoded by the coding sequence ATGGATGAATATAAAATAAAACATATTGAAGAAGGATTAACACAAATAGAATTTCCGGAATTTGATAAGATTTCATCAGATGCACCTGTTTTTTATAATCCTCACATGGAGATGAACAGGGACCTGTCCATCCTTGCAATACAGGTATTTCAAAAACAGGAAGATCGTGAGATAAACATATGTGACCTCTTTGGAGGCAGCGGAATTCGTGGCGTAAGATATAAAAACGAAATTGACGGCGTTGGAGAAGTTTCCATAAACGACATCAGCGAAACAGCCAATCAATTCGAAAGGCACAACATTGAATTGAACAACTTGGATGACGTTGAGGTTTACCAGCATGACGCCAGCATGTTTTTAAGGATGAAACGTGGAGAATTTGACGTTATCGATATTGATCCATTTGGAACCCCATCACCATTCATGGATTCGGCAGGTTACGGTGCCCGCAGAAACTCACTTTTATGCGTTACAGCAACTGACACTTCAGCATTATGCGGAACATACCAGGAGCCATGCATCCGCAAATATAATTCAAAACCTTATAAAAGCGAATACTGCCATGAAACCGGAATCAGAATTTTGGCCGGTTTTGTTGCGCTCACACTTTCGAAATATGCAAAGTACATTGAAGTGAAAATGTCACACAGCACTGAACATTATATGAGATTATACCTAGAAATTAAAAAAGGTTCAAAAAGAACTGATGAATCCTTGAAGAACATAGGATATATCAGCCACTGTAAGAATTGTCTTCACAGGCAAGTCAGCAATGGTCTGGCAAGCCCAATAGAAGAAATTTGTCCTGTCTGCGGTGAAAAGCTTGTGCATGCAGGCCCTTTATGGATTGGAGCCATTCAAGATGCTGATTTTATTGAAAAGATGATTGATGAGACAAATCATAAAAAAATCAACACCGAAAAGGATGCCTTGAAATTAATGAATGCCTGTCTTTTGGAAGCTGGCGCACCGGCCACCTTTTATGATGTACATACCGTTTGCAAGTCCTTGAAGATTAGCGCCCCAAAATTGGATTTGATTTTTGATGAGATAAAAAATCAAGGTTTTATTGCGATTAAAACACATTTTAACCCGTTAGGCATTAAAACCGATGCTACAATCAAAGATATTGAAAAAATTTTAATTAGTTTACAATAA
- a CDS encoding Lrp/AsnC family transcriptional regulator encodes MVKTKDNIVKLDNTDINILKIINEDVRTSYRQISRSLDVSVGTVHNRIDKMVKTGVIKKFSPVIDHEKLGFVLTTIIGVRVKGGKLKNWEEKTFFNKNVVGIYDVTGEYDAFLIAKFRNTNELNAFIKELLKDPIIERTYTQTVLDVIKEDMGSSNIL; translated from the coding sequence ATGGTTAAAACTAAAGACAATATTGTCAAACTCGACAATACTGATATTAACATCCTTAAAATAATCAATGAAGATGTAAGAACTTCTTACAGACAAATCTCACGCAGTTTAGACGTGTCTGTAGGTACTGTCCACAACCGTATTGATAAAATGGTCAAAACTGGAGTAATTAAAAAATTCTCACCAGTCATCGACCATGAAAAATTAGGTTTTGTTTTAACAACCATCATTGGTGTTAGAGTAAAAGGTGGAAAACTTAAAAATTGGGAAGAAAAAACCTTCTTTAATAAAAATGTAGTTGGAATCTATGATGTTACTGGAGAATATGACGCATTTTTAATTGCAAAATTCAGAAACACCAATGAATTGAACGCTTTCATTAAGGAATTGTTAAAAGACCCGATTATAGAAAGAACATACACACAAACCGTTTTAGATGTTATTAAAGAAGACATGGGATCTTCCAACATCTTATAA
- the mptA gene encoding GTP cyclohydrolase MptA: MAVCLPDTQDDTPNIPIKLTRVGVTGVKKLLQLERTNKRPIILLPTFDAFVDLPSHQKGVHMSRNPEAISEVLEEVANGSTVDVESLCAKIVEKMMTKHEYAERVEISMTTDFMFMKESPVTKNKTQEMAQLKAKAVGYRTEDNKIEIRKSVGAEVIGMTVCPCAQESVRESDKTKLLEFLDEETTQKVLDTVTFASHNQRGVGTLLIEVPEHKIVKAEDLIDIIETSMSSPVCELLKRPDENATVMNAHRKPVFVEDCVRNMMEKIVQKYGDFPDDTLITARQENQESIHRHNAYAEKVTTLGELKEELNI; the protein is encoded by the coding sequence TTGGCAGTTTGCTTACCCGATACTCAAGACGATACTCCAAACATACCTATAAAACTTACTAGAGTGGGTGTAACCGGAGTAAAAAAATTATTACAACTAGAAAGAACAAATAAAAGACCTATAATTTTACTACCTACTTTTGATGCCTTTGTAGATTTGCCAAGCCATCAAAAAGGAGTACACATGTCTAGGAACCCGGAAGCTATTAGCGAAGTTCTCGAAGAAGTAGCCAACGGATCAACAGTAGATGTTGAATCACTATGTGCAAAAATTGTAGAAAAGATGATGACCAAACACGAATACGCAGAACGTGTAGAAATTTCAATGACTACAGATTTCATGTTCATGAAAGAGTCACCTGTAACCAAAAACAAAACCCAAGAAATGGCTCAGCTAAAAGCAAAAGCCGTCGGTTACAGAACTGAAGACAACAAAATTGAAATTAGAAAAAGCGTTGGTGCAGAAGTCATAGGAATGACCGTTTGCCCATGTGCACAAGAATCTGTTCGTGAATCCGATAAAACAAAATTATTAGAATTCTTAGATGAAGAAACCACACAAAAAGTGTTGGACACTGTTACTTTTGCTTCACACAACCAAAGGGGAGTCGGAACCTTACTAATCGAAGTTCCTGAACATAAGATTGTTAAAGCGGAAGACTTAATAGACATTATCGAAACATCCATGAGTTCACCAGTATGTGAGTTACTCAAAAGACCTGACGAAAATGCAACAGTTATGAATGCGCACAGAAAACCTGTTTTTGTTGAAGATTGTGTTAGAAACATGATGGAAAAAATAGTTCAAAAATATGGAGATTTCCCTGATGACACATTGATTACAGCTCGTCAAGAAAACCAAGAAAGTATTCACAGACACAATGCATATGCAGAGAAGGTCACCACATTAGGCGAACTTAAAGAAGAATTAAATATCTAA
- a CDS encoding DUF2120 family protein → MKKTYEIAGEVMGFFDAFKGSRPAINNESILIVRGRSRKVIPIEEFDSKLAEIGEILGGKEIDEDSDKIKDILKSGDKHIKVTEANVTDVDNHGFVRMKEELESMGLVVAYKVFELPSFDVVIAIWEDKNEIPPLYVEVTVSESEA, encoded by the coding sequence ATGAAAAAGACTTATGAGATTGCAGGCGAAGTAATGGGCTTTTTTGATGCATTTAAAGGTTCAAGACCTGCAATAAATAACGAAAGTATTTTAATTGTTCGAGGAAGATCAAGAAAAGTCATACCAATTGAAGAATTCGATTCAAAACTTGCAGAAATCGGTGAAATCCTTGGTGGAAAAGAGATTGATGAAGACTCCGATAAGATTAAAGACATCCTCAAATCAGGAGATAAACATATTAAGGTAACTGAAGCTAATGTTACCGATGTTGATAACCACGGATTCGTAAGAATGAAAGAAGAATTGGAATCCATGGGTCTTGTCGTGGCATATAAAGTATTTGAACTTCCAAGCTTTGACGTCGTCATAGCAATCTGGGAAGACAAGAACGAAATTCCACCACTTTATGTTGAAGTAACTGTTTCTGAAAGCGAAGCGTGA